In one Clostridia bacterium genomic region, the following are encoded:
- a CDS encoding RDD family protein, producing the protein MHSAEPEYEPTLAEATQNEPWRSEVASRVSRYRAKRRRKIEGDQSMRLDFETEAQSTQQPPPARRTEAADTDFYRRANAAYEQPAAVDIPLAHATAGPASPVDAESEWLYSGPPAQSTAAASDYDPDFDFDTPRAAVEPEASEAARTDSNVIFFPKPLMATMPRQTADELADPVMNRPRILDVPEEVMPTIQGALFAEIHLDPEEESEPLQQAKSEFEIPLRVAMIPVRAYAGLMDWLLVLAASAVFELIVWTMIPALPHTKPMAIAAAIVPCFFWCVYQYLLLVYCGRTVGMQMAGITLRTFEGRHPNWAQRKTRALALVLSGASMGLGFVWAYVDPDMLCWHDRISRTYVAPVS; encoded by the coding sequence ATGCATTCTGCCGAACCAGAATACGAACCGACGCTGGCTGAGGCCACGCAGAACGAACCGTGGCGCAGCGAGGTCGCATCGCGCGTGAGTCGCTATCGTGCGAAGCGCCGCCGCAAGATCGAGGGCGATCAGTCAATGCGGCTCGATTTCGAAACCGAAGCGCAATCGACGCAGCAGCCACCGCCGGCGCGGAGAACGGAAGCGGCCGACACAGACTTCTATCGTCGCGCGAATGCCGCCTACGAGCAGCCAGCAGCGGTCGATATCCCGCTCGCGCATGCAACTGCCGGCCCGGCTTCGCCCGTCGATGCGGAAAGCGAGTGGCTGTACTCAGGCCCTCCGGCCCAGAGCACGGCTGCGGCAAGCGACTACGATCCCGATTTCGACTTCGACACGCCGCGTGCTGCGGTTGAACCCGAAGCGTCCGAGGCTGCGCGAACGGATTCCAACGTCATATTTTTCCCCAAGCCGCTCATGGCTACCATGCCGAGGCAAACGGCCGACGAACTAGCCGACCCTGTGATGAACCGGCCCCGCATTCTGGACGTGCCCGAAGAGGTCATGCCGACCATCCAGGGCGCACTGTTCGCGGAAATCCATCTTGATCCGGAAGAAGAGAGCGAGCCACTTCAGCAAGCGAAATCCGAATTCGAGATTCCGCTGCGCGTGGCGATGATTCCCGTGCGCGCTTATGCCGGCCTGATGGACTGGTTGCTCGTATTGGCAGCCTCCGCCGTGTTCGAGTTGATCGTCTGGACGATGATCCCCGCGCTGCCGCATACGAAGCCAATGGCGATTGCGGCGGCCATCGTGCCGTGCTTCTTCTGGTGCGTTTACCAGTATCTGTTGCTCGTATATTGCGGGCGCACTGTAGGCATGCAGATGGCGGGAATCACGCTCCGAACGTTCGAAGGCCGGCATCCGAACTGGGCGCAACGCAAAACCCGCGCGCTGGCGCTAGTGCTCTCAGGCGCATCGATGGGCCTCGGATTCGTATGGGCTTACGTCGATCCGGACATGCTCTGCTGGCACGATCGCATCAGCCGGACCTATGTAGCTCCAGTGAGTTAG